The following coding sequences are from one Triticum aestivum cultivar Chinese Spring chromosome 5A, IWGSC CS RefSeq v2.1, whole genome shotgun sequence window:
- the LOC123102594 gene encoding cytochrome c oxidase subunit 6b-1-like → MQSVTVLPHVIQSTDRPSEHRSEHRSEPAREDARQGRGESGPRGAGAEAAARARQRSRLAAAAYVELRTAPCDFRFPTQNQTRHCCVRYLEYHRCMKVKEGDTSECGKFQRYYRSLCPTDWVVEWNGNLICCIILGSE, encoded by the exons ATGCAGTCAGTCACCGTTCTGCCCCACGTTATCCAGAGCACCGATCGTCCTTCAGAGCATCGATCCGAGCACCGTAGTGAACCCGCACGAGAAGATGCACGCCAGGGACGTGGGGAAAGTGGCCCGAGGGGAGCAGGCGCCGAGGCCGCCGCACGAGCCCGGCAGCGTAGccgactcgccgccgccgcctacgTCGAGCTGCGCACTGCGCCCTGCGACTTCCGGTTCCCGACCCAGAACCAGACGCGCCACTGCTGCGTGCGCTACCTCGAGTACCACCGGTGCATGAAGGTCAAGGAGGGTGACACGTCGGAGTGCGGCAAGTTCCAGCGCTACTACAGATCTCTCTGCCCCACGGATTGG GTTGTGGAGTGGAACGGGAATCTAATCTGCTGTATCATCTTAGGGAGCGAGTGA